TCTTTAATACAACCTGCTGCTGTAAGCAACCTATTAATTTCTTCTTCCGTAGGAAGTTTATCCAGTATTCGTGCTATATCCGGCAATTGCTGTTTGAATTTCTCTTCATTTATTCCCGCTAAAGGATCCGGTGTATTTTCTGTAATAATATCTTCATACAATCCTTTAGGTGCAAATGCCTCTTTTAGTATATCATATTCCAGCCCTTTATATGGTTTTACACTGCAAAAGCCATTTCGTATAGCATTTTTAACTTTATGATAGGTTTTTGTTGCTATCATGAGTCCAATGGAAACTTTTTCTCCATGATAGGCATCTAGCGGTCCGTTAATCACTTCCATTTCCCACAGATGAGACATATGATGCTCTGATCCAGAGGCCGGTCTTGAGTTTCCAATCATCTGCATCGCCAGGCCAGATAATAGCAATGCATACATAAGCTGCTCATAAGCCTGTTTTCTTACCTCTTCAGAATTATAATTGCGAAGCTGGGGCAAGCAAGAGCAGACCTCCTTCAATGCCTTTAATTCCAATTCACACACTCGTGTACATATATACTCACCTGTTACGATATGAGATACTTCCCAATCAATGAGGGCTGTATATTTACCCAACAGGTCAGAAATACCAGATGCCGTCAATCTGTAAGGTGCCTCTGAAAATACATCCGTATCTGCAACTACCAAAACCGGCGAAACTGCCGGAATGGTTTTTTTCATTCCATTCCAAGTCATGGCCGCTACCGTTGAAACAAAACCATCAACACTGGCAGCTGTTGGTACCGATACAAAAGGGACAGACAAAATATTAGACAAATATCTGGTAATGTCATGAATGGTACCGGAACCTACCGCTAAAATCAGTTTTAAGTCTTTCATTCCCGCCAGCATCTCTTCTGCCAGCTCTACGCCATGGTTATCCGCATGTAGATTCTCCGCCGGCAATATTACCGTATAACTGCCCGGTAAAACAGCTTCTGCTTTTCTGCCTGCTGCTTTATATGTATTGGAATCACACAAGATACCAATCTTTGCATAATTTCCATGAAATATATGAGCCAGATATTCCGGAAGCCGTTTCACGGCTCCCGATTCTATAATAATATCCTTTACATAAATCTCATGATTTCTTCCGCAAGTACAAGAACCAGAAAAAGTTGTAACATCAATATGCATGATTACCTCCTTGAAATATTCCATTCATCATTGCATTCTTTTGTAATTATTTTATACTATGAAAATAATTTGATTTTGTCAACATTTTCTAGGTTTCCTACTAATGATAAACTGGCTGTTTCTTTTTTTAAATACTGGTTCGCAAACGAAAGTATTTCTTTCGCTGTTACTTCATTTACTTTGTTAATTATTTCATCTAATGGCGTAATATAGTCTTTAAATAAAATAGATTTACCATTGCTGTTCATTCGGCTTTTTGCACTTTCGTTTCCCATAATGAGTTCCGTCTTTATCTGTTCTTTTGACATAGAAAGTTCATCTTCCGATAAAGGTGTTGTCTTTAACTCCTCAATAATATTAAAGATATTAGATAATACCTGCTGTAACTGAATCGGATTCATTGCGCCGTATACCTGCAGCAAACCAGCCTTTTTGTAGGAGCTGCCATAAGAATAAATGGTATAAGTTAAGCCCCTGTTCTCCCTAATTTCTTGAAATAACCGTGAATTAATACTGCCTCCAAACACCGAATTTAAGATGGTCAGTGTATATTTTTCTTCTGCATCAGCAACGACAGATTGAAACGCCATATTAAGATGAAGTTGTTCAACGTCCTTTTGCTTGGTGTAAAGCGTAGGATGGTACACCGGTATGGTACAATCCTGCTGTCTTTCGCCCTCCGGTATGGCAGAAAAGTTCTTTTCTAAATGCTTAACAATCTCTTCTTCTCTAAAGTTTCCAGCTACGGAAATCACCATATTACCAGAGACGTAATACTTTTTCATAAATTGAAGAATCTCATCTCTGGTAATCGCCTTAACCGTTTTCTTGGAACCAGATATCTGATAACCCAGAGGATGCTTATCCCATATTTTCATCTGCAGCATTTCATGTACCAAATCTTCGGGCGAATCGTCGTACATGTCAATTTCTTCAAGGATAACGCCTTTTTCCTTCTCTAGTGCTTTTTCGTCAAACAGAGAATTATTTAGCATATCCCC
The nucleotide sequence above comes from Anaerocolumna cellulosilytica. Encoded proteins:
- a CDS encoding sn-glycerol-1-phosphate dehydrogenase, with amino-acid sequence MHIDVTTFSGSCTCGRNHEIYVKDIIIESGAVKRLPEYLAHIFHGNYAKIGILCDSNTYKAAGRKAEAVLPGSYTVILPAENLHADNHGVELAEEMLAGMKDLKLILAVGSGTIHDITRYLSNILSVPFVSVPTAASVDGFVSTVAAMTWNGMKKTIPAVSPVLVVADTDVFSEAPYRLTASGISDLLGKYTALIDWEVSHIVTGEYICTRVCELELKALKEVCSCLPQLRNYNSEEVRKQAYEQLMYALLLSGLAMQMIGNSRPASGSEHHMSHLWEMEVINGPLDAYHGEKVSIGLMIATKTYHKVKNAIRNGFCSVKPYKGLEYDILKEAFAPKGLYEDIITENTPDPLAGINEEKFKQQLPDIARILDKLPTEEEINRLLTAAGCIKDVQEIELEEGIIPKTIRLSPYVRNRLTFLRLTKLLRL
- a CDS encoding M16 family metallopeptidase, which encodes MVNRRKLSNGITVVLETMPYLRSAAFGIWVKVGSSNENEKNNGISHIIEHMLFKGTKNRTARQIADDMARIGGDINAYTSKECTSFYAVTLDEHLPIAIEILGDMLNNSLFDEKALEKEKGVILEEIDMYDDSPEDLVHEMLQMKIWDKHPLGYQISGSKKTVKAITRDEILQFMKKYYVSGNMVISVAGNFREEEIVKHLEKNFSAIPEGERQQDCTIPVYHPTLYTKQKDVEQLHLNMAFQSVVADAEEKYTLTILNSVFGGSINSRLFQEIRENRGLTYTIYSYGSSYKKAGLLQVYGAMNPIQLQQVLSNIFNIIEELKTTPLSEDELSMSKEQIKTELIMGNESAKSRMNSNGKSILFKDYITPLDEIINKVNEVTAKEILSFANQYLKKETASLSLVGNLENVDKIKLFS